The following proteins are encoded in a genomic region of Cryptomeria japonica chromosome 11, Sugi_1.0, whole genome shotgun sequence:
- the LOC131045615 gene encoding F-box protein At2g27310-like, protein MVLNSDLITEVLGRVDGRTLANAACVSSQFWCSARQESIWEDACSNLWPSTVDTDVKQLISSSLGGFRSFYASCFPFIDYDQSGTNSRCLKNLGDANKPSDFVCLVDLQYKNKFIYSQVLRGIPASKDFEGWFCNCPFRIDLINFDEDHTSPDQLPTILLGEIEKGGEFWGHLMENIRLSWIVINRKTGQAANLSSWSPLVGQKHWFSDKDCVICFGSILPAENIVPCKVVQCKFVMKCRVSQTDHTSLKMTELSMQVEDIMGAHVNGRNSLLILERALHCRRSMNHNKMLKCCGKYLREQRAVKEEQIRKEGRLDAFFILTGIITFASFWCSIF, encoded by the coding sequence ATGGTTTTGAACAGTGATCTCATAACAGAAGTCTTAGGGCGTGTGGATGGCAGAACACTTGCAAACGCAGCGTGTGTGTCTTCCCAATTTTGGTGTAGTGCAAGGCAGGAGAGTATATGGGAAGACGCATGTTCGAATCTCTGGCCCTCCACAGTGGACACAGATGTTAAGCAACTCATCTCTTCTTCATTGGGTGGGTTTAGAAGTTTCTATGCAAGCTGCTTCCCCTTCATTGATTATGATCAGTCTGGGACAAATTCAAGGTGCTTGAAGAATCTGGGTGATGCTAATAAACCATCTGATTTTGTGTGTCTTGTGGATTTGCAATACAAGAATAAGTTCATCTATTCTCAGGTTTTGCGGGGCATCCCTGCTTCAAAAGATTTTGAGGGGTGGTTCTGCAACTGCCCTTTTAGGATTGATCTCATTAACTTTGATGAGGATCACACTAGCCCAGATCAGTTGCCCACAATTCTGCTTGGGGAGATTGAGAAGGGCGGAGAATTTTGGGGGCACTTGATGGAAAATATTAGGTTAAGCTGGATTGTGATAAACAGGAAAACAGGGCAAGCTGCCAATCTTTCAAGCTGGAGTCCCCTGGTTGGACAAAAGCATTGGTTCTCTGACAAGGACTGTGTCATATGCTTTGGCTCTATATTGCCTGCTGAAAACATAGTGCCTTGCAAAGTTGTACAGTGTaagtttgtgatgaagtgtagaGTTTCACAAACTGATCATACCAGCTTGAAGATGACTGAACTGAGTATGCAGGTGGAAGATATCATGGGAGCTCATGTTAATGGGAGAAATAGTCTGCTTATTTTAGAAAGAGCTCTACATTGCAGGAGGAGTATGAACCACAATAAGATGTTGAAATGCTGTGGAAAATACTTGAGAGAACAGAGAGCAGTGAAGGAAGAACAGATTAGGAAGGAAGGACGTCTGGATGCTTTCTTTATTCTAACTGGCATTATTACATTCGCTTCATTTTGGTGTTCTATTTTCTGA